Proteins found in one Planococcus citri chromosome 2, ihPlaCitr1.1, whole genome shotgun sequence genomic segment:
- the LOC135834474 gene encoding modular serine protease-like produces the protein MNHFFIFLFISSGHVSLSTLTEFEIQEKHNDIYNLSSYFRSKFKCDNGKYIEKSFLCDGISDCKDNSDETHQHCSNTRCGGQFFQCEYGACINKEYLCDGLKQCNDGSDESVKICNKTTDDRTDNQRRRSRATNNMCAVPASTPDKTINYRCNGKQSSKCIVNGFVQESTVASVVCNPGYSTTDETYLESGCLDKKWLPPIATCTKKCEKLTPINVDLLCIRKGIEISCDLNSLLAGTVIRPTCKYLHTYSSFQPDYIEISCKSDGNWDKPLFSCTPQCGRPYSEASTLITGGQLERFGDSPWHVAIYNQDKELICGGTIINPQLILSAAHCFGESALSKVNAAKYEIAVSKVTRNYTIKDNQNQKIHKIKEIRFSKKGYIGLNNHYAADIVILILQQPVTISPTVLPACIDWATLNKGITPLEGTPGKVVGWGLNENGRYSENLLTVNLPYIGRERCLSTVPDDFKPFITLDKFCAGTQTGPGVLQGDSGGGLLFRENGLYYIRGIVSLKQPSITAIAAFTDLADHIQWVLSLVNEVKQGLIDQETTLQTKANQTGSETPTPTPTPNTKKSETIALANCEKYSKYATDCVHVVISNKGATNALPKEYPHNAYIGIDVDGDPDWRYSGVLISEKFVLSVAHYANVSKEESKWVLLGELDKSSKNDDAKPTVFSIVKQYLHPDFKPNTVYNDIALFQLNASVVISPYIRPACLYTSTFNPVNIEGKVTAFGVTVQGERNSDHLLRTTVTILNDERCRSKYKLEPNTRIERGYDPNTMICVGNSSLQENLCVGISGSPLQFPKKDQPCMTTIYGIAAISNPFCEGPDIYIKVPYYLDWIQSIVWP, from the exons atgaatcattttttcatttttttgttcatatcGAGTGGTCACGTGTCCCTAAGCA ctCTTACAGAATTCGAAATCCAAGAAAAGCATAATGACATTTACAA TCTATCTTCATATTTCAGGTCCAAGTTCAAATGTGACAATGGAAAATACATCGAAAAATCTTTTCTTTGTGATGGAATATCCGACTGTAAAGATAACTCAGACGAAACTCATCAACATTGCTCAAACACAAg ATGTGGAGGGCAGTTCTTTCAATGCGAATATGGAGCTTGCATTAATAAAGAATACTTATGCGATGGTTTAAAGCAATGCAACGATGGATCAGACGAATcagtaaaaatttgtaataaaactACTGACGATCGAACCGATAATCAAAGAAGAAGGTCAAGGGCTACCAA CAACATGTGTGCTGTGCCTGCATCTACTCCAGATAAAACAATAAACTATCGATGCAATGGAAAACAATCATCAAAATGTATTGTGAATGGATTTGTTCAAGAATCAACCGTTGCTTCAGTTGTATGTAATCCAGGGTATTCCACCACTGATGAAACGTACTTAGAATCTGGCTGTCTGGACAAAAAATGGTTACCACCAATTGCTACATGCACAA aaaaatgcGAAAAGCTGACACCAATCAATGTTGATTTACTTTGCATTCGAAAAGGTATAGAAATCTCTTGCGACCTAAATTCGCTACTTGCTGGTACAGTGATTCGTCCAACATGTAAATATTTACACACCTACAGCAGCTTTCAACCAGATTATATAGAAATCAGTTGCAAAAGCGATGGAAATTGGGATAAACCACTTTTTTCATGCACTCCTC aatgcggACGACCATATTCCGAAGCTTCTACCTTGATCACAGGAGGACAATTGGAACGTTTTGGAGATTCACCCTGGCATGTGGCGATTTATAATCAAGATAAGGAGTTGATTTGTGGAGGCACCATTATCAATCCTCAATTAATTTTATCAG CTGCTCATTGTTTTGGTGAAAGTGCTTTAAGTAAAGTGAATGCTGCCAAATATGAGATAGCTGTAAGCAAAGTAACCAGAAACTATACGATAAAAGACAATCAAAACCAGAAGATTCATAAG ATCAAAGAGATacgtttttctaaaaaaggTTACATCGGTTTGAACAATCATTACGCAGCCGATATAGTAATTCTGATTCTTCAACAGCCAGTCACCATCAGTCCTACAGTTTTACCTGCTTGTATCGATTGGGCAACTTTGAATAAAGGAATTACTCCTTTAGAAGGCACACCGGGGAAA GTTGTAGGATGGGGACTCAATGAAAATGGTCGTTACAGTGAAAATCTATTAACTGTTAATCTACCTTATATAGGTCGTGAACGTTGCCTGAGCACTGTTCCTGATGATTTTAAACCGTTCATTACTCTGGATAAATTTTGTGCTGGTACTCAAACTG GTCCTGGCGTTCTCCAAGGAGATAGTGGCGGAGGTTTGCTGTTCCGGGAGAACGGATTATACTACATCAGAGGAATCGTCAGCTTGAAACAACCATCAATAACTGCCATTGCCGCATTTACAGATCTAGCTGATCATATTCAGTGGGTTCTGTCATTAGTAAATGAAGTGAAACAGGGCCTTATTGATCAAGAAACAACCCTGCAAACAAAAGCAAACCAAACGG GCAGTGAAACACCCACACCCACACCCAcaccaaacacaaaaaaatcagaaactaTTGCTCTtgcaa ATtgtgaaaaatactcaaaatatgCAACGGATTGCGTTCATGTGGTGATATCAAATAAAGGGGCAACAAACGCTTTACCAAAAGAATATCCGCACAAC GCGTACATTGGAATTGATGTTGATGGAGATCCGGATTGGAGATACAGTGGTGTGTTGATCAGCGAAAAATTCGTTCTGAGTGTGGCTCATTATGCAAACGTCTCAAa agaagAATCAAAGTGGGTGTTGTTGGGTGAACTAGacaaatcgtcaaaaaatgaCGACGCCAAACCAACAGTTTTCAGTATAGTAAAACAATACCTTCACCCGGACTTCAAACCAAATACGGTCTACAATGACATAGCACTTTTTCAGTTGAATGCTTCTGTCGTAATAAGTCCATATATAAGACCAGCTTGTTTGTACACTTCAACTTTCAACCCAGTAAATATCGAAGGCAAAGTTACAGCTTTTGGGGTGACGGTTCAAG GTGAACGAAATAGTGATCATTTACTGAGAACAACAGTTACAATACTCAATGATGAACGCTGTCGATCAAAGTACAAACTCGAACCGAATACTCGTATAGAACGTGGATATGATCCAAATACCATGATATGTGTTGGGAATTCATCCCTGCAAGAGAATTTATGTGTG GGTATCTCAGGAAGTCCATTGCAGTTTCCTAAAAAAGATCAGCCATGTATGACAACAATATATGGAATCGCAGCTATTAGCAATCCATTTTGCGAAGGTCCAGATATTTATATAAAAGTGCCTTATTATTTGGATTGGATCCAGAGTATTGTTTGGCCTTGA
- the LOC135834472 gene encoding modular serine protease-like isoform X1 has translation MNFNIEMFKWFHFQYLVILLLVCDNTILNHQINGKEITEIYDKPCITPDNQPGYCISLTNCSHLQSKLGKFPVLPELVTFLRKSRCDQESVEKTHKVCCSVLNSADTSSFLTSESLLSQHENGKNTTGCGKTNRAVWKLAGGWNSTLDENQQTDSGPKIQATECKSWEFKCDNGQCISKWDACNGTSECEDKSDETCHRCLNTTCGHSRFRCDYGACIYENQQCDGSVDCRDGSDESLRACNITIDETEKEQLIGFEGNFCTVLIPTPDKTITYQCNEKDSQTCGKSGIVHENTVALIKCNTGYYTIYNKTGSSSVCKNTKWVPSIADCFTPADVKAKIRKIQMEPCSEFEFRCSNGQCIYEWFLCDGISDCVDNSDETLRQCSATRCGKEQFRCNYGGCIDAQYRCDGLKQCNDGSDEAPSTCATKQGSNTNSCAVPQPSQGETITYTCNNNTSNPCQVNGYIPEHSFAVIQCNPGYFLSNNVLSYQSRCINSKWVPQIYQCLKQCGEFTSTNMGGRCYYKGIQISCNSKSFLAGTLIRPKCKVFYTEADTDNTGIGPDYTQFTCDQQGQWNPEITSEYGNRAISCVHECDQNFVQRQFIRTAVVEPEGKSPWQVAIYNVDKILICGGTIIRPKIVLSAAHCFHTDANKGEVNIADYEVVVGKITRDYSLIDNEEQKSFKIRELRFSKKGYFGLSNNFAADIVIIILEQSITYGNLVKPAEYKPDSLYSANPPAEGNPGKVSGWGLDENGDLSRVLMTAYLTFINRENCLKIVPVDIQRFITLDKFCAGSNTYNGSTVLQGDSGGGIFFKVYSTYYLQGIVSVKEGSLTAISAFTDLADHAKWISSVEQEVYNYYEKKQRSRMDLIPGTRFYTESTECRNRQQNSKLMKNRMKCFLNAKNRNFTESTGCPKILNVNTPPFSEAYAWLSYSRVDRC, from the exons atgaacttcaataTTGAAATGTTCAAATGGTTTCACTTTCAGTATCTCGTTATTTTATTACTGGTTTGCGATAATACAATACTCAATCACCAAATCAATGGAAAAGAGATAACTGAAATTTACGAT aaACCTTGCATCACACCGGATAACCAGCCAGGATATTGCATAAGTTTAACAAATTGCAGCCATCTCCAAAGTAAACTGGGAAAATTTCCAGTTCTACCAGAgctggttacttttttgagaaaatcccGTTGCGATCAAGAAAGTGTCGAAAAAACACACAAAGTTTGTTGCAGTGTTTTAAATTCAGCAGATACGAGTTCATTTCTCACTTCAGAATCACTCTTATCCCaacatgaaaatggaaaaaataccaCCGGGTGTGGTAAAACAAACAGAGCTGTATGGAAATTAGCTGGAGGATGGAATTCAACTTTAGATGAAAATCAACAAA CCGATTCGGGACCGAAAATTCAAGCAACGGAATGTAAATC GTGGGAATTTAAATGTGACAATGGACAATGCATTAGTAAGTGGGATGCTTGCAATGGAACATCAGAATGTGAAGATAAATCTGATGAAACGTGTCATCGCTGTTTAAATACAAC ATGCGGCCATTCACGTTTCCGATGCGATTATGGCGCTTGTATATACGAGAACCAACAATGTGATGGGTCAGTAGACTGCAGAGATGGGTCAGATGAATCACTAAGAGCATGCAATATAACTATTGATGAGACTGAGAAAGAACAACTCATTGGATTTGAAGG taaCTTTTGCACCGTGCTTATACCAACTCCTGATAAGACCATCACGTACCAATGTAATGAAAAAGATTCGCAGACGTGTGGAAAATCTGGAATTGTTCACGAAAACACAGTTGCATTGATCAAGTGCAACACTGGTTATTACACAATATACAACAAAACTGGATCCAGTTCTGTttgcaaaaatacaaaatgggTTCCATCGATAGCTGATTGTTTCA ctcCTGCAGATGTGAAggcaaaaattcgaaaaattcaaatggaacCATGTTCAga aTTTGAATTTAGATGCAGTAATGGGCAATGCATTTATGAATGGTTCCTGTGCGATGGAATATCAGACTGTGTAGATAATTCAGACGAAACACTTCGCCAATGCTCAGCTACAAG ATGTGGAAAAGAGCAATTTCGATGCAATTATGGTGGCTGTATTGATGCACAATATCGATGCGATGGCTTAAAACAGTGCAACGATGGCTCAGATGAAGCACCTTCAACATGTGCAACAAAACAAGGATCCAA TACTAATTCATGTGCAGTACCCCAACCATCGCAAGGCGAAACTATCACATACACTTGCAATAACAATACGTCCAACCCGTGTCAAGTCAATGGGTATATTCCTGAACACTCATTCGCTGTGATTCAATGTAATCCTGGTTATTTCCTATCAAATAATGTATTAAGTTACCAGTCTCGTTGCATTAATTCGAAATGGGTACCTCAGATTTATCAATGCCTGA AACAGTGCGGTGAATTTACTTCGACGAACATGGGCGGGCGATGTTATTATAAAGGAATCCAAATCTCTTGCAATTCAAAATCATTCTTGGCTGGTACTTTAATACGTCCTAAATGCAAAGTTTTCTACACTGAAGCAGACACAGATAATACAGGCATTGGACCCGACTACACACAATTTACATGTGACCAACAAGGACAATGGAACCCAGAGATTACGTCTGAGTACGGAAATAGAGCTATATCTTGTGTTCACG aatgtGATCAGAATTTCGTTCAACGACAGTTTATAAGAACAGCTGTCGTAGAACCTGAAGGAAAGTCACCCTGGCAAGTTGCAATTTACAATGTGGATAAAATATTAATCTGCGGCGGTACAATAATTCGTCCTAAAATAGTTCTGTCAG ctgCGCATTGCTTCCATACGGATGCAAACAAAGGTGAAGTGAATATTGCTGATTACGAAGTCGTCGTTGGAAAAATTACTAGAGATTATTCGTTGATAGATAATGAAGAACAAAAGAGTTTCAAG aTCCGAGAATTACGATTCTCCAAAAAGGGATATTTCGGTCTAAGTAATAATTTCGCAGCAGATATAGTAATAATAATCCTCGAACAAAGCATCACTTATGGTAACCTAGTTAAACCAGCTGAATATAAACCCGATTCATTATATTCTGCGAATCCTCCTGCAGAAGGCAATCCAGGCAAA gTTTCAGGATGGGGTCTGGATGAAAATGGCGACCTAAGCAGAGTACTCATGACTGCCTATTTGACTTTCATAAATCGagaaaactgtttgaaaattgtaccTGTTGATATTCAAAGGTTCATTACTTTGGATAAATTTTGCGCTGGTTCAAATACATATAATG gtTCAACTGTACTTCAAGGTGACAGCGGCggaggaatatttttcaaagtatacaGTACATATTATCTCCAAGGCATAGTAAGTGTGAAAGAGGGATCATTAACAGCCATATCAGCATTCACTGACTTAGCCGATCACGCCAAATGGATTTCCTCAGTCGAACAAGAAGTGTACAACTATTATGAGAAAAAACAAAGATCGAGGATGGATCTTATACCAGGAACAAGATTTTACACCGAGTCAACGGAGTGTCGAAATCGACAACAGAatagtaaattgatgaaaaatagaatgaaatgttttttgaacgcgaaaaatcgaaattttacagAGTCGACGGgatgtccaaaaattttaaacgtcaATACGCCGCCATTTTCGGAAGCATACGCGTGGTTATCGTATTCACGAGTTGATCGTTGTTAG
- the LOC135834472 gene encoding low-density lipoprotein receptor-related protein 2-like isoform X2: MNFNIEMFKWFHFQYLVILLLVCDNTILNHQINGKEITEIYDKPCITPDNQPGYCISLTNCSHLQSKLGKFPVLPELVTFLRKSRCDQESVEKTHKVCCSVLNSADTSSFLTSESLLSQHENGKNTTGCGKTNRAVWKLAGGWNSTLDENQQTDSGPKIQATECKSWEFKCDNGQCISKWDACNGTSECEDKSDETCHRCLNTTCGHSRFRCDYGACIYENQQCDGSVDCRDGSDESLRACNITIDETEKEQLIGFEGNFCTVLIPTPDKTITYQCNEKDSQTCGKSGIVHENTVALIKCNTGYYTIYNKTGSSSVCKNTKWVPSIADCFTPADVKAKIRKIQMEPCSEFEFRCSNGQCIYEWFLCDGISDCVDNSDETLRQCSATRCGKEQFRCNYGGCIDAQYRCDGLKQCNDGSDEAPSTCATKQGSNTNSCAVPQPSQGETITYTCNNNTSNPCQVNGYIPEHSFAVIQCNPGYFLSNNVLSYQSRCINSKWVPQIYQCLKQCGEFTSTNMGGRCYYKGIQISCNSKSFLAGTLIRPKCKVFYTEADTDNTGIGPDYTQFTCDQQGQWNPEITSEYGNRAISCVHECDQNFVQRQFIRTAVVEPEGKSPWQVAIYNVDKILICGGTIIRPKIVLSAAHCFHTDANKGEVNIADYEVVVGKITRDYSLIDNEEQKSFKIRELRFSKKGYFGLSNNFAADIVIIILEQSITYGNLVKPAEYKPDSLYSANPPAEGNPGKLG, encoded by the exons atgaacttcaataTTGAAATGTTCAAATGGTTTCACTTTCAGTATCTCGTTATTTTATTACTGGTTTGCGATAATACAATACTCAATCACCAAATCAATGGAAAAGAGATAACTGAAATTTACGAT aaACCTTGCATCACACCGGATAACCAGCCAGGATATTGCATAAGTTTAACAAATTGCAGCCATCTCCAAAGTAAACTGGGAAAATTTCCAGTTCTACCAGAgctggttacttttttgagaaaatcccGTTGCGATCAAGAAAGTGTCGAAAAAACACACAAAGTTTGTTGCAGTGTTTTAAATTCAGCAGATACGAGTTCATTTCTCACTTCAGAATCACTCTTATCCCaacatgaaaatggaaaaaataccaCCGGGTGTGGTAAAACAAACAGAGCTGTATGGAAATTAGCTGGAGGATGGAATTCAACTTTAGATGAAAATCAACAAA CCGATTCGGGACCGAAAATTCAAGCAACGGAATGTAAATC GTGGGAATTTAAATGTGACAATGGACAATGCATTAGTAAGTGGGATGCTTGCAATGGAACATCAGAATGTGAAGATAAATCTGATGAAACGTGTCATCGCTGTTTAAATACAAC ATGCGGCCATTCACGTTTCCGATGCGATTATGGCGCTTGTATATACGAGAACCAACAATGTGATGGGTCAGTAGACTGCAGAGATGGGTCAGATGAATCACTAAGAGCATGCAATATAACTATTGATGAGACTGAGAAAGAACAACTCATTGGATTTGAAGG taaCTTTTGCACCGTGCTTATACCAACTCCTGATAAGACCATCACGTACCAATGTAATGAAAAAGATTCGCAGACGTGTGGAAAATCTGGAATTGTTCACGAAAACACAGTTGCATTGATCAAGTGCAACACTGGTTATTACACAATATACAACAAAACTGGATCCAGTTCTGTttgcaaaaatacaaaatgggTTCCATCGATAGCTGATTGTTTCA ctcCTGCAGATGTGAAggcaaaaattcgaaaaattcaaatggaacCATGTTCAga aTTTGAATTTAGATGCAGTAATGGGCAATGCATTTATGAATGGTTCCTGTGCGATGGAATATCAGACTGTGTAGATAATTCAGACGAAACACTTCGCCAATGCTCAGCTACAAG ATGTGGAAAAGAGCAATTTCGATGCAATTATGGTGGCTGTATTGATGCACAATATCGATGCGATGGCTTAAAACAGTGCAACGATGGCTCAGATGAAGCACCTTCAACATGTGCAACAAAACAAGGATCCAA TACTAATTCATGTGCAGTACCCCAACCATCGCAAGGCGAAACTATCACATACACTTGCAATAACAATACGTCCAACCCGTGTCAAGTCAATGGGTATATTCCTGAACACTCATTCGCTGTGATTCAATGTAATCCTGGTTATTTCCTATCAAATAATGTATTAAGTTACCAGTCTCGTTGCATTAATTCGAAATGGGTACCTCAGATTTATCAATGCCTGA AACAGTGCGGTGAATTTACTTCGACGAACATGGGCGGGCGATGTTATTATAAAGGAATCCAAATCTCTTGCAATTCAAAATCATTCTTGGCTGGTACTTTAATACGTCCTAAATGCAAAGTTTTCTACACTGAAGCAGACACAGATAATACAGGCATTGGACCCGACTACACACAATTTACATGTGACCAACAAGGACAATGGAACCCAGAGATTACGTCTGAGTACGGAAATAGAGCTATATCTTGTGTTCACG aatgtGATCAGAATTTCGTTCAACGACAGTTTATAAGAACAGCTGTCGTAGAACCTGAAGGAAAGTCACCCTGGCAAGTTGCAATTTACAATGTGGATAAAATATTAATCTGCGGCGGTACAATAATTCGTCCTAAAATAGTTCTGTCAG ctgCGCATTGCTTCCATACGGATGCAAACAAAGGTGAAGTGAATATTGCTGATTACGAAGTCGTCGTTGGAAAAATTACTAGAGATTATTCGTTGATAGATAATGAAGAACAAAAGAGTTTCAAG aTCCGAGAATTACGATTCTCCAAAAAGGGATATTTCGGTCTAAGTAATAATTTCGCAGCAGATATAGTAATAATAATCCTCGAACAAAGCATCACTTATGGTAACCTAGTTAAACCAGCTGAATATAAACCCGATTCATTATATTCTGCGAATCCTCCTGCAGAAGGCAATCCAGGCAAA Ttgggttga
- the LOC135834482 gene encoding venom protease-like yields the protein MSKIWIILCVVLKLTQDVHLIALPEEIKPSTSTINPANKAGGNAFECGVTSFSKIKPKSRRDPDPSMVNAENSKLGDWPWMAGLLYRNRTPTYEHPKPKSKCGGSLISNQWVVTAAHCVVQYNVHVTLQSVLLGDLNLNDSVADGAKPIEIYIDKVYVHPGFSLYPVINDIALLRLKDPVEFTEYIRPICITKKGEWLKNDSYYKNKTAYVVGFGSYLEGGEPSTALQAASIPLIDTETCVERYQGYSTIIDNRVLCAGGNGSDACQGASGGPLAIPLENRWHLIGIVSYGVGCGDPSFPGIYTKVASYSDWIKNVTGIIN from the exons atgtcgaaaatttggataattttgtgCGTTGTTTTAAAATTGACCCAAGATGTTCACTTGATTG cATTACCCGAAGAGATCAAACCATCAACATCTACGATAAATCCTGCCAACAAAGCTGGTGGAAATGCTTTCGAATGTGGCGTcacgtcattttcaaaaatcaaaccgAAAAGTCGTCGTGATCCCGATCCCAGCATGGTCAatgctgaaaattccaaattag gTGATTGGCCATGGATGGCTGGGCTCTTGTATCGAAATCGTACCCCAACCTACGAACACCCAAAACCTAAATCAAAATGCGGAGGTAGTCTTATTTCCAATCAATGGGTGGTAACAGCAGCTCATTGCGTTGTTCAATATAACGTCCATGTGACATT ACAATCTGTACTTCTTGGTGATTTGAATTTAAACGACAGTGTTGCCGATGGAGCAAAGCCTATCGAAATTTACATCGATAAGGTCTACGTACATCCTGGATTCTCTCTGTATCCAGTTATTAACGATATTGCTCTACTACGTTTGAAAGATCCTGTTGAATTTACTG aatacaTACGTCCAATTTGCATTACGAAAAAAGGAGAATGGCTTAAAAATGATTCGTACTATAAGAACAAAACTGCTTATGTGGTTGGATTTGGTAGTTATCTCGAAGGAGGAGAGCCATCAACAGCGTTACAAGCTGCTTCTATTCCTTTAATTGACACCGAAACATGTGTTGAAAGATACCAAGGATATAGTACGATAATAGATAATCGAGTATTGTGTGCTGGAGGAAATGGTTCAGACGCTTGTCAA GGAGCATCCGGTGGACCTTTAGCTATACCGCTTGAAAACCGATGGCATTTAATAGGAATCGTGTCTTATGGTGTGGGATGTGGTGACCCAAGTTTTCCTGGGATTTATACGAAAGTAGCTTCGTATTCAGACTGGATTAAAAATGTGACTggtataattaattaa
- the LOC135834483 gene encoding coagulation factor X-like, which produces MRLNMFVKNLKNIHEHVLLLLLYFHITQINCVQSIDIVTPVVGGNTESIHDSPWHVAIFNQKKILICGGTIIRPQLILSAAHCFYDDKKNRTHNASDFEIIVSKFTRNYSTIDNQNQKIYKIKQIRLSEKGYADIYNNYAADIGILILEQNITFNTNVAQAHVDWESIIEGRYPAEGIKGKVAGWGCDETGKYPEKLQAVWLPFISRARCLTTVPVDARAIITFDKFCAGSHENGGPSVLQGDSGGGIFFQKDDKYYLRGIVSVKQASLTSIAAFTDLSDHARWILSVIKDVEKTSFEKKSDIRSVRRKLSLK; this is translated from the exons ATTGCGTACAGTCTATTGACATTGTTACTCCAGTCGTAGGTGGAAACACTGAATCGATCCATGACTCTCCTTGGCACGtagcaattttcaatcaaaagaaaatattaatttgtgGAGGCACAATTATTCGCCCTCAGTTAATTCTATCAG ctgctCATTGTTTTTATGACGATAAGAAAAACAGGACACATAATGCTTCTGATTTCGAAATTATCGTTAGTAAATTTACGAGGAATTATTCTACAATTGacaaccaaaatcaaaaaatctataaG ATCAAACAAATACGTCTATCTGAAAAAGGCTACGCAGACATATATAACAATTACGCAGCCGATATAGGAATTTTGATTCTCGAACAAAACATAACCTTCAATACAAACGTTGCTCAAGCTCATGTTGACTGGGAAAGCATAATTGAGGGTCGATATCCAGCAGAAGGTATTAAGGGAAAG GTTGCGGGATGGGGATGTGACGAAACTGGTAAATATCCAGAGAAGTTACAAGCTGTCTGGTTGCCTTTTATAAGTCGTGCACGTTGTTTGACTACTGTACCGGTTGATGCTCGAGCAATAAtcacttttgataaattttgcgCTGGTTCACATGAAAATGGCG gtccCAGTGTTCTTCAAGGAGACAGCGGAggaggtatattttttcaaaaagacgaTAAATATTATCTCCGAGGCATTGTTAGTGTGAAACAAGCATCATTGACATCCATTGCAGCATTCACCGATTTATCGGATCATGCCCGATGGATTTTATCAGTAATTAAAGACGTGGAAAAAACAtcatttgaaaagaaatcagaTATACGTTCTGTGAGGAGAAAACTTAGTTTGAAATAA
- the LOC135834480 gene encoding uncharacterized protein LOC135834480, whose product MRTRSDKNGADAEGGGSPEMTPEVQLLIQQQVQMQVQAILAASNNSLFSDQQQLMAADRAYITPTFQLRSMGDHEKLNGHRNFRAWRNMVELDLRALNLYPFITSPRGSEVEISQAKRNVLDAQTMQYITMAVSRPIAARLHDLNTAYDMYGYISQNYGSGRIQDMVDLHNRFVRLRFRRNFDPDRFIADFEQMINEYQNLGTVFSDEYITTIFLQKIEGIYDHRSPYSTFFSTITTLPDENHTLEFIKERFLRIAENDKNKKFSDKKPFDSKKPENDKRNESSSSASSASGKNQRKRPIDSTEKSDEPKVKISKPKYTPQQVEQLKTMSKEEKLKILCTKCGEYFHKEKDCPNPGKACYGCREYGHVRADCPKGRK is encoded by the exons ATGCGTACGCGATCGGATAAAAATGGTGCTGATGCTGAAGGCGGTGGCTCACCCGAGATGACACCAGAAGTTCAGTTACTGATACAGCAACAGGTGCAAATGCAGGTACAGGCGATACTAGCTGCTAGTAATAATTCGTTATTTTCGGACCAACAGCAACTTATGGCAGCTGATAGGGCATACATTACGCCAACTTTTCAACTTCGTTCTATGGGTGATCACGAAAAACTCAATGGGCATAGAAATTTTCGAGCCTGGCGAAATATGGTCGAGTTAGACTTACGTGCTCTAAATCTATACCCTTTTATTACTTCTCCAAGAGGGTCAGAAGTAGAGATTTCGCAAGCGAAGAGAAATGTACTAGATGCACAAACTATGCAGTATATTACCATGGCCGTTTCCAGGCCTATTGCAGCCAGACTCCATGATTTAAATACTGCTTACGATATGTATGGGTACATATCACAAAATTATGGATCTGGGAGAATCCAGGATATGGTGGATCTCCATAATCGATTCGTTAGGCTGCGTTTTCGTCGTAATTTTGACCCAGACCGATTTATTGCTGACTTTGAGCAGATGATTaatgagtatcaaaatttgggAACAGTATTCTCCGACGAATATATAaccacaatttttcttcaaaaaatagagGGGATCTATGATCATCGAAGCCCTTATTCGACGTTTTTCTCTACGATCACCACTCTGCCTGATGAAAATCATACATTAGAATTCATCAAGGAACGATTTTTGAGGATTgctgaaaatgacaaaaataagaaattctCTGATAAAAAACCCTTTGATTCTAAAAAGCCAGAAAATGATAAGCGCAACGAGTCTTCCTCTTCCGCCTCCTCTGCCTCTggtaaaaatcaacgaaaacgTCCAATTGACTCCACTGAAAAATCCGACGagccaaaagtgaaaatttccaaacctAAGTATACACCTCAACAAGTTGAACAACTCAAGACTATGTCCAAAgaggagaaattgaaaatactttgCACGAAATGCGGGGAGTATTTCCATAAAGAGAAAGACTGCCCAAATCCGGGAAAAGCCTGCTATGGATGTCGTGAATATGGTCATGTTCGAGCTGATTGTCCTAAAG GTCGTAAATAA